One region of Paenibacillus polymyxa M1 genomic DNA includes:
- a CDS encoding ABC transporter ATP-binding protein — translation MSETQSSKTVIEIKELKKRYEVGGQEIQALRSVNLSINEGEFVAIMGPSGSGKSTMMNVIGCLDHPDTGEYYLDGYSILDARENELSEIRNEKLGFVFQKFYLLPRTTALANVELPMMYAGVPAKERRERAIEALRMVGLAERMYNKPNELSGGQQQRVSIARALVNHPVILLADEPTGALDTKTSIEIMELFQGLNEQGKTIVLVTHELEIAEYAKRLISFRNGNIERDEPIKNRRISSRVVSL, via the coding sequence ATGAGCGAAACTCAATCCAGTAAAACCGTTATTGAAATTAAAGAGTTGAAAAAAAGATATGAGGTAGGCGGTCAGGAGATTCAGGCTCTACGCAGTGTGAACTTATCTATTAACGAAGGTGAGTTTGTGGCTATCATGGGACCCTCTGGTTCAGGCAAATCCACCATGATGAATGTCATCGGTTGTCTGGATCATCCGGATACAGGCGAATACTACCTGGATGGATATTCCATATTAGATGCTCGTGAAAATGAACTTTCGGAGATTAGAAATGAGAAGCTAGGTTTTGTATTTCAGAAATTTTATCTGCTGCCTCGTACTACAGCTTTAGCAAATGTGGAACTGCCTATGATGTATGCAGGTGTTCCTGCCAAGGAGCGTCGGGAAAGAGCAATAGAGGCGCTTCGGATGGTGGGTCTTGCAGAACGGATGTATAACAAGCCTAATGAGCTCTCTGGTGGTCAGCAGCAGCGGGTTTCCATCGCCCGAGCCTTGGTGAATCATCCGGTCATTCTGCTGGCGGATGAGCCTACGGGCGCACTGGACACGAAGACAAGCATCGAGATTATGGAGCTGTTCCAAGGCTTGAATGAGCAGGGAAAAACCATTGTCCTGGTTACTCATGAACTTGAAATAGCGGAATATGCCAAACGATTGATCAGCTTTCGGAATGGTAACATTGAGCGAGATGAGCCGATTAAGAATAGACGAATTTCATCAAGGGTGGTAAGTCTATGA
- a CDS encoding efflux RND transporter periplasmic adaptor subunit has product MSETEKKDKDSLQVLRKKRRVKRSIGILILLIIAGIGGTIYMKRGQEKPVEAPANQVVQVQKANITESLSVTGTVQASKEVNINFTNVEGAKLVAVNVKAGDSVKAGQVLARLDDSDARLQIKDAESNVAIARAKLDEAKRGPKTNDIELQKANVLKAQMAIKTAKNAMELEEAAAQKEAAKVTLDKAQKDYDDQAYLVQNDAAAESDLATAKQNLDKAKLDMSNAELQYKKAQTKQTEAIEEAEMGYKTALIQLKAAQSPPEASNIQSAQASLLQAETALEQKKSVLSKLQVTAPWDGIILKVNGDVGTSPTAPFIVMNNSNTGVMKVLAKVNESDIAKLKTGLQATMHSNSFPDKQFKGEVRFVSPEPVTEANVTTYKIELSLDSQNIRLQPGMNMDVSLLLAEHKNALSVPLFALRSEGGVDGVYVAKNEANPADYEFRPVKLGVYTADQAEIKSGVKEGETIVIPPQNSSADPNGSGGGQAQ; this is encoded by the coding sequence TTGTCGGAAACAGAAAAGAAAGATAAAGATTCATTACAAGTATTAAGAAAGAAAAGAAGAGTGAAAAGGAGCATAGGTATTCTGATCTTGCTCATTATAGCGGGAATTGGCGGTACGATCTACATGAAAAGGGGCCAGGAAAAGCCTGTGGAGGCTCCGGCGAATCAGGTCGTACAGGTACAGAAAGCTAACATAACCGAGTCGCTTAGCGTGACTGGAACCGTTCAGGCTTCCAAGGAAGTAAATATTAATTTTACAAATGTCGAGGGTGCCAAGCTCGTCGCTGTCAATGTCAAAGCAGGAGATAGCGTCAAGGCAGGTCAGGTGCTAGCACGACTAGATGATTCAGATGCCAGGCTGCAAATTAAGGATGCCGAATCCAATGTCGCAATTGCAAGGGCCAAACTGGACGAAGCCAAGCGCGGACCCAAAACGAATGATATCGAGCTACAGAAAGCAAATGTCTTAAAGGCACAGATGGCGATTAAAACAGCCAAGAACGCGATGGAATTAGAGGAAGCTGCTGCGCAAAAGGAGGCAGCCAAGGTGACTTTGGATAAAGCCCAGAAGGATTATGATGACCAGGCTTATCTGGTTCAGAATGATGCGGCTGCAGAAAGTGACCTGGCGACAGCCAAGCAAAATCTGGACAAGGCAAAACTGGATATGAGCAATGCGGAGCTGCAGTACAAGAAGGCACAGACCAAGCAAACTGAGGCGATCGAAGAGGCGGAAATGGGCTATAAAACAGCATTAATACAATTAAAGGCTGCACAGTCCCCGCCTGAAGCTTCCAACATCCAATCTGCACAAGCTTCTTTATTGCAGGCTGAAACGGCATTGGAGCAGAAGAAAAGTGTTCTGAGTAAATTGCAGGTTACGGCGCCGTGGGACGGAATCATTTTGAAGGTCAACGGCGATGTAGGCACTAGTCCTACTGCACCTTTTATTGTCATGAATAACTCCAACACAGGGGTTATGAAGGTTCTTGCCAAGGTGAACGAAAGTGATATTGCTAAATTAAAGACCGGGCTTCAGGCGACAATGCACTCGAACTCATTCCCAGACAAACAATTTAAAGGCGAAGTACGCTTTGTTTCACCAGAGCCGGTGACGGAAGCGAATGTGACTACATACAAAATTGAATTGTCTTTGGATAGCCAAAACATAAGGCTGCAACCGGGGATGAATATGGATGTATCCCTACTGTTAGCTGAACACAAAAATGCGCTGTCTGTGCCGTTGTTTGCCTTGAGGTCTGAAGGCGGTGTGGACGGAGTATATGTGGCGAAGAACGAGGCGAATCCGGCGGATTATGAGTTTAGACCGGTGAAACTGGGTGTGTATACAGCGGACCAGGCCGAAATCAAATCCGGTGTCAAAGAGGGTGAAACCATTGTGATTCCTCCTCAGAACAGCAGTGCTGACCCGAATGGCAGTGGAGGGGGACAGGCACAATGA
- a CDS encoding ABC transporter permease, which yields MHMSFRLLAWNNLKRNARAYVPYYLSSSLMITIFFVYAVFIFHPDVSNVITAANVKKGLQVADLLIFVFSFFFVLYTNNIFVAARKKEFGILTILGASHRQICFLVAFENLIIGFLSLVTGMIGGFVLAKFFLLMGSNVTGMYLRFYFPWKALAFTGIGFMFLFILISLVSVFFIRHFKLQQLFSKAPQLNKEPKAFWSLSILAIVFIGAAVCLMKLDFSPYIYLAPYRLGTLSFYILHYSVGDTFKYTIIMGSLGIYLFYNQSCVLFIQLLRANRKWSWSGSRLLWLSEITYKMRNNAGLFSLITLISIISCVGAASTFDSMQQQKRFLREQSYSFAFTSDVVSSNELEKEIDQNLYTAGVDYGKGEVLVFPFREQVAPVMKQSNYEALASKFKKLKQVPTLRENQGFFLFDPNGMSFEEKKTFFEKKLTYKQGKSHMMNLQIMDTKIIDHNLKFDGNIVSELGSLLVVSDRTYDYLIEHRYFNDPLAYKSIYYFVPKWKNGQLSLETSETQQEVWLYSVLANKVNKGVLNSRAVDYLTSEMDLVISEFIGGFIAIIMLASTVSLLYFRLYVDLQRDEEIYRALSKIGLNSREMRQAASRQIAFLFLLPLVVSSIGIVLCLVMSEPSGIYGLPVHLTLIQIMMCFWSIQFLSFLIVRSLYLRQLDLKIL from the coding sequence ATGCACATGAGCTTTCGTCTGTTAGCATGGAATAATCTCAAACGCAATGCGCGTGCTTACGTTCCTTATTATTTAAGCAGCTCCTTGATGATTACGATTTTTTTCGTATATGCGGTATTTATTTTTCACCCGGATGTCTCGAATGTAATCACAGCAGCTAATGTAAAAAAGGGATTACAGGTTGCGGATCTGTTGATTTTTGTATTTTCCTTTTTTTTCGTATTATACACAAATAATATCTTTGTTGCTGCACGTAAGAAAGAATTTGGTATACTCACCATTTTAGGAGCAAGTCATAGGCAAATTTGTTTTTTGGTAGCTTTTGAAAATCTAATTATAGGCTTTTTATCATTGGTTACCGGGATGATCGGAGGATTTGTTTTAGCGAAGTTTTTCCTGCTTATGGGTTCCAATGTCACAGGAATGTATTTAAGATTTTATTTTCCCTGGAAAGCACTGGCTTTTACAGGAATCGGCTTTATGTTTTTGTTTATATTGATCTCACTTGTGTCTGTTTTCTTTATCCGACATTTTAAACTACAGCAGCTTTTTAGCAAGGCTCCTCAGCTTAACAAAGAACCTAAAGCTTTTTGGAGTCTTTCCATTCTTGCCATAGTATTCATAGGAGCAGCTGTATGTTTAATGAAGCTTGATTTTTCACCATACATTTATCTGGCACCGTATCGTTTAGGGACCCTTTCTTTTTATATATTGCACTATTCGGTCGGAGACACCTTTAAATATACAATTATAATGGGATCTCTGGGTATTTACTTATTTTATAATCAATCATGTGTACTATTCATTCAATTGCTTAGAGCTAACAGGAAATGGTCTTGGAGCGGATCGCGTTTGTTATGGTTATCTGAGATCACATATAAAATGCGAAATAATGCCGGGCTTTTTTCATTGATTACCCTCATTTCTATCATTTCCTGTGTAGGAGCAGCGTCAACCTTTGACTCCATGCAGCAGCAAAAAAGATTTCTTAGGGAGCAGTCTTATTCATTTGCATTTACTTCTGATGTTGTAAGTTCTAACGAGCTTGAAAAAGAGATTGACCAAAATCTTTATACGGCTGGGGTAGATTATGGGAAAGGTGAAGTGTTAGTCTTCCCCTTTCGGGAACAGGTCGCGCCAGTGATGAAACAATCCAACTATGAAGCACTTGCTTCCAAGTTTAAGAAGCTGAAACAGGTACCTACGCTTCGGGAGAATCAAGGTTTTTTCCTTTTCGATCCAAACGGGATGTCTTTCGAAGAAAAGAAAACCTTTTTTGAAAAAAAGCTAACTTACAAGCAAGGGAAATCTCATATGATGAATCTTCAGATTATGGATACTAAGATAATAGATCATAACCTGAAGTTTGATGGAAATATCGTCTCTGAACTAGGAAGCTTACTTGTTGTTTCTGATCGAACTTACGACTATTTAATTGAACATCGGTATTTCAATGATCCGTTGGCATATAAATCTATTTATTATTTTGTGCCCAAATGGAAGAATGGCCAGCTTTCCTTAGAAACTTCTGAAACTCAACAAGAGGTATGGTTGTATTCTGTGTTGGCCAACAAGGTGAATAAAGGAGTGCTTAACTCTAGGGCCGTAGACTATTTGACATCGGAAATGGATCTGGTTATTAGTGAATTTATTGGTGGATTTATCGCCATTATTATGTTGGCGAGCACGGTAAGCCTGCTGTATTTCAGATTGTATGTAGATCTTCAGCGGGATGAGGAAATATACCGAGCTTTATCGAAAATTGGACTAAACTCAAGGGAAATGAGACAAGCTGCCTCCAGACAAATTGCATTTCTGTTTCTTCTGCCATTAGTCGTATCATCTATAGGAATAGTGCTTTGTTTAGTGATGTCAGAACCGTCTGGAATATATGGATTACCCGTTCATCTTACGCTGATTCAGATTATGATGTGCTTCTGGTCTATCCAGTTTCTTTCCTTTCTTATTGTACGTTCCCTGTATCTTCGTCAATTAGATTTAAAGATACTGTAA
- a CDS encoding ABC transporter ATP-binding protein produces the protein MEIVRMDQVTKIYYGKVPHRALNNIHLTIQPGEFVGIMGPSGSGKTTLLNMISTIDMPTSGEVSIKGENPHLLKKDKLALFRRKELGLVFQDYNLLETLTLGENILFPLMLNKKGLKEMEHKLEEVSKKLDITDVLDKRPYEVSGGQKQRAAIGRAMIHSPSLLLADEPTGNLDSKSSRVVMEMLSLVHRVDYSTIVLVTHGALEASYCDRVIFIKDGELYNEIRRSHSQQIFFQEIIDMLSFLGGSRHAHELSSVSME, from the coding sequence ATGGAGATTGTACGAATGGATCAAGTCACCAAAATATACTATGGTAAGGTTCCACACCGAGCTCTCAACAATATCCATTTAACGATTCAACCAGGTGAGTTTGTCGGCATTATGGGTCCGTCTGGTAGTGGGAAGACAACATTATTAAATATGATTTCGACCATTGATATGCCTACTTCTGGCGAGGTTAGCATTAAAGGGGAAAATCCACATCTGCTCAAGAAGGATAAGCTGGCTTTATTTCGCCGCAAAGAACTGGGGCTTGTATTTCAAGATTATAATTTGTTGGAAACCCTCACTTTGGGTGAAAACATACTGTTTCCTCTGATGCTGAATAAAAAAGGGTTAAAGGAAATGGAGCACAAACTGGAAGAAGTATCGAAAAAACTGGATATTACAGATGTTTTGGACAAACGGCCTTATGAGGTGTCAGGGGGACAAAAACAACGTGCAGCCATAGGCAGAGCTATGATTCACTCTCCTTCGCTCCTGCTTGCAGATGAACCAACCGGAAATCTCGATTCCAAGTCTTCGCGTGTTGTAATGGAAATGCTGAGCCTTGTCCACCGTGTAGACTATTCTACAATTGTGCTGGTAACACACGGCGCCTTGGAAGCCAGCTATTGCGACCGGGTAATTTTTATTAAAGATGGTGAGTTATATAATGAAATCCGTCGTAGTCATAGTCAGCAAATATTTTTTCAGGAAATCATAGATATGCTCTCCTTTTTGGGGGGAAGTAGACATGCACATGAGCTTTCGTCTGTTAGCATGGAATAA
- a CDS encoding TolC family protein: MKKRMFILLLLALSASSLSESFVQAEEAQQQVSKASVKLTLSQAQQWARSNSFSLKEAQQTIDRNRIMLKNAGKNLDFIPAGQGNGEEDAASSSAWKGYASSTVSYLESKKQIELAQDQTDYTAMKNYYDVLLADNKVKSSEDALSLALLEEKAAEAKANRGKISPGDRSTIIQTRIEAQKNVDIAKAALQKAQDSLNTQMGQSQGNLYELVDRPVYRKMDNVNLDTLVSRAISASPSVWRQEEAVKLAKMEIKYYTWNSGTDDYEIKQIDVDSAQGGLENTKDQLAETLKSMYFNLQQNEEQYEQMRSNLQNLNKVLDISRKRKARGLATGTEVATNQLKVKQIERNMDELIVQMTLLQHALNKPWSV; the protein is encoded by the coding sequence ATGAAAAAACGTATGTTCATTTTATTGCTGCTCGCCTTGTCGGCCAGTTCTTTATCAGAGTCCTTTGTTCAAGCAGAGGAGGCACAGCAGCAGGTTAGCAAAGCAAGTGTGAAATTAACATTGAGTCAAGCCCAGCAGTGGGCACGATCCAATAGTTTTAGCTTGAAGGAAGCCCAGCAAACGATAGATCGCAACCGGATTATGCTGAAAAATGCAGGCAAGAATCTGGATTTCATTCCTGCAGGTCAAGGCAACGGTGAAGAAGATGCGGCTAGTAGTTCAGCATGGAAGGGGTATGCTTCATCGACAGTTTCTTATTTGGAATCCAAAAAGCAAATCGAACTTGCCCAAGATCAGACAGATTACACTGCAATGAAGAATTATTATGACGTACTTCTGGCTGATAACAAAGTCAAGAGTAGTGAGGATGCACTTTCGCTTGCGTTATTGGAGGAAAAAGCTGCTGAAGCGAAGGCCAACCGTGGGAAAATTTCTCCAGGTGATCGAAGTACGATTATTCAGACTCGTATAGAGGCTCAAAAAAATGTAGACATTGCTAAAGCTGCACTGCAAAAAGCGCAGGATTCGCTTAATACACAAATGGGACAGTCACAAGGAAATTTATATGAACTGGTGGACCGACCCGTTTACCGGAAGATGGATAACGTAAATCTGGATACACTGGTGTCGCGTGCCATCTCAGCGAGTCCTTCGGTATGGAGACAGGAGGAGGCAGTCAAGCTAGCAAAAATGGAAATTAAATATTACACGTGGAACTCGGGGACGGATGACTATGAAATTAAACAGATAGATGTAGATTCAGCACAAGGCGGACTGGAAAATACCAAGGATCAACTAGCAGAAACACTGAAGAGTATGTACTTTAACTTACAGCAAAATGAAGAACAATACGAGCAAATGCGAAGTAATCTACAGAACCTTAATAAAGTGTTGGACATTTCTCGCAAAAGAAAGGCACGTGGACTTGCAACAGGTACGGAGGTCGCCACGAATCAGTTGAAAGTAAAGCAAATCGAACGGAATATGGATGAACTCATTGTTCAAATGACGCTGCTGCAACATGCTTTAAACAAGCCGTGGAGTGTATAG
- a CDS encoding ABC transporter permease, with product MNLMETIRVSMNSLTTNKMRSFLTILGIIIGVAAVIAIMAIGNGSKASIKEEINKLGNNVLLVAPVMPMTEEEINQDTLPSFTWTDVEALEQKSSIAAMMPRISNSSKAAWGRYNYNATIVGTSASFYKAKKFSFAEGRTFTNDEMDKRRNVAILESQAVVRLFGGDTQNVLGRTIQIKQIPFKVIGVLNTQPVTNLSYSTNDQIYIPATTMMNRLGEKNITGLEVSAKSPGLMGQAQSDILESLRVTHQLKPSEPDQFQVMSLSEAAGAASGVDNIMTSLLGGVAAISLVVGGIGIMNIMMVSVIERTKEIGIRKAIGAKPRDIMIQFLSEAVIFGLLGGMLGVVTGIGASKIIEVTAHMTIEFTISPILYSFLSSAGTGILFGVYPAYKAARLKPIDALRYE from the coding sequence ATGAATTTGATGGAAACGATCCGTGTATCGATGAATAGCTTAACTACCAACAAGATGCGCTCATTTTTAACGATACTCGGTATTATTATCGGGGTGGCAGCGGTGATTGCCATTATGGCCATCGGAAACGGCTCAAAGGCCAGTATTAAGGAGGAAATCAATAAGTTAGGGAATAACGTGCTTCTGGTTGCTCCCGTCATGCCAATGACCGAGGAAGAAATAAATCAGGACACCTTGCCCTCATTTACTTGGACAGATGTCGAGGCATTGGAACAAAAGAGTTCGATTGCAGCAATGATGCCCCGCATTTCAAACAGTTCAAAAGCTGCGTGGGGTCGATATAACTATAATGCAACCATTGTAGGGACATCTGCTTCATTTTATAAGGCCAAAAAGTTTTCCTTTGCCGAGGGCAGAACATTTACCAACGATGAGATGGATAAACGTAGGAATGTTGCCATTTTGGAAAGCCAAGCGGTTGTGCGTCTTTTTGGTGGGGATACCCAAAATGTATTGGGACGAACGATTCAAATCAAACAGATCCCTTTCAAAGTAATCGGAGTATTAAATACCCAGCCTGTTACGAATTTAAGCTACAGTACCAATGATCAAATCTACATCCCTGCTACAACCATGATGAACCGTCTGGGTGAGAAAAACATTACTGGTCTGGAGGTATCCGCCAAGTCACCAGGCTTGATGGGTCAGGCTCAATCAGACATATTGGAAAGCTTGCGTGTGACGCATCAGCTAAAACCTTCGGAACCGGATCAATTTCAAGTAATGAGTCTGTCCGAAGCAGCAGGTGCAGCATCCGGTGTAGATAATATCATGACCAGCTTGCTGGGAGGTGTAGCTGCGATCTCGCTCGTGGTAGGAGGAATCGGAATTATGAATATTATGATGGTATCGGTTATAGAGCGCACGAAAGAAATTGGGATTCGAAAAGCCATCGGTGCCAAGCCAAGAGATATTATGATTCAATTCCTGTCCGAAGCCGTCATTTTTGGTCTGCTGGGAGGTATGCTCGGGGTGGTTACAGGCATAGGCGCCTCCAAAATAATCGAAGTAACAGCACACATGACCATTGAATTTACAATCTCGCCGATCCTATACTCGTTTCTTAGCTCCGCAGGCACAGGCATTCTATTTGGGGTATACCCGGCTTATAAAGCAGCAAGATTAAAACCAATAGATGCATTGAGATACGAATAA
- a CDS encoding sensor histidine kinase — protein sequence MKLFWRDHFSMIIFNIIQLFLVLIIYWMDGYRNLSTALYSVFFGFILLLVYLLFRYVMYSGLYRILSTANIRDLDELIQMKVLNPLASSLQHLLLQFYQLHQSRIHQLEHQQRDHITFINQWVHQMKTPLSVIHLILKGKIDPESDQIHDEIDRMGKGLEMILYMSRLESFEPDFHVEPVVLRKLVSEVIYDNKRLLIRNEIYPSNEVDEQLSVITDAKWLRFIINQLVTNAIKYSSGYAYSLKLISDVRDHVIVLKVQDEGIGIPKKDIERVFEAYYTGENGRKYSESTGMGLYLVAEICKRLNHNIQLTSTVGEGTTVEILFPIHP from the coding sequence GTGAAGCTGTTTTGGCGTGATCATTTTTCCATGATCATTTTTAATATTATCCAACTTTTTCTTGTGTTGATTATTTACTGGATGGATGGTTATCGTAACTTGTCGACGGCCTTGTATTCGGTCTTTTTTGGGTTTATCCTTTTGCTGGTCTATTTGCTATTTCGGTACGTCATGTATTCTGGTTTATATCGAATTTTATCCACTGCTAACATTAGAGATTTAGATGAGCTTATTCAGATGAAGGTACTTAATCCGTTAGCCTCTTCTTTACAGCATTTGCTTTTGCAGTTCTACCAGTTGCACCAGTCTCGGATTCATCAATTGGAGCATCAGCAGCGTGATCACATCACATTCATTAACCAGTGGGTTCACCAGATGAAAACGCCCCTATCTGTGATTCATTTAATTCTCAAAGGAAAAATAGATCCCGAGTCGGATCAGATTCACGATGAGATTGATCGAATGGGAAAAGGACTGGAAATGATTTTGTATATGTCACGATTGGAATCCTTTGAACCAGACTTTCATGTAGAGCCTGTTGTATTACGAAAGCTGGTTAGTGAAGTGATTTACGATAACAAAAGGTTATTGATCCGCAACGAAATTTATCCTTCCAATGAAGTGGACGAGCAGTTGAGTGTGATTACCGATGCCAAATGGTTAAGATTTATCATTAATCAATTGGTGACTAATGCGATAAAGTATTCTTCAGGTTATGCTTACAGCCTGAAACTGATATCTGACGTAAGAGATCATGTGATTGTGTTGAAAGTACAGGATGAAGGGATTGGTATCCCTAAAAAAGATATAGAGCGGGTATTTGAGGCTTATTACACAGGTGAAAATGGACGGAAGTATAGTGAATCTACCGGGATGGGGCTCTATTTGGTGGCAGAAATCTGCAAAAGGTTGAATCATAATATTCAACTCACATCGACGGTAGGTGAAGGAACGACTGTTGAGATTCTGTTTCCAATACACCCATAA
- a CDS encoding DUF4038 domain-containing protein has protein sequence MIQLSIAENKRYFMNEGNPFFYLADTVWSAFTNITLEEWAYYLDYRKSQGFNVLQINMLRQWDASGSDLNYEPFAYAEDGSYNFYMLSEEYFTRAETMIEMAVNRGFVPALVLLWCNYIPDTWAAKLREEKKMPLGAVEPYVRYVADRFSKFYPIYIISGDTDFPSERANQYYRLALHTIKQHSPQCLTTLHIQGRLASLPEEFINDPHLDFYMYQSGHNSQFQPTAYTLALDFCNKPVTRPVLNSEPCYEQMGYSRKVYGRFSRADVRKAAWQSLLSGASAGITYGAHGIWSWHRKGKKFGVTGEGFDSPYDWQSALKFEGAWDYGLAKWLFGIYGITDMQPWNIVLKNTEEIRAAVSADYTKVAIYVPINTVLKLNVDLSEYDFTVIDLENRRFGTASISMQEQITIIGMHDFEADVLLIGIRK, from the coding sequence TTGATTCAACTGAGTATAGCTGAGAACAAACGATATTTCATGAATGAGGGTAACCCCTTTTTTTATTTGGCCGATACGGTTTGGAGCGCATTTACCAACATCACGCTGGAGGAATGGGCCTATTATCTGGATTACCGGAAAAGTCAGGGCTTCAATGTCCTGCAAATCAATATGCTGCGCCAATGGGATGCAAGTGGCAGCGATTTGAACTATGAGCCTTTCGCATATGCCGAGGATGGCAGCTACAATTTCTATATGCTGAGCGAAGAATACTTTACCAGAGCCGAGACGATGATCGAAATGGCTGTAAACAGAGGTTTTGTTCCTGCACTGGTCCTATTATGGTGTAATTATATCCCGGATACGTGGGCTGCCAAGCTTCGTGAGGAGAAAAAAATGCCGCTTGGGGCAGTGGAACCTTATGTGCGTTATGTTGCCGATCGGTTCTCCAAATTCTACCCCATATATATTATAAGTGGTGACACCGATTTCCCCTCCGAGCGTGCCAACCAATATTACCGACTTGCTCTCCATACCATCAAACAGCACAGCCCGCAGTGCCTGACCACTCTGCATATTCAAGGAAGATTAGCTTCACTGCCAGAGGAATTTATTAATGACCCCCATTTGGATTTTTACATGTACCAGTCAGGACATAATTCACAATTTCAACCAACAGCGTATACACTCGCACTGGACTTCTGTAATAAGCCTGTCACCCGACCGGTGCTCAACTCAGAGCCCTGTTATGAACAGATGGGCTACAGTCGAAAAGTCTATGGCCGCTTCAGCCGCGCCGATGTTCGTAAGGCAGCTTGGCAAAGTCTTCTGTCCGGGGCGTCTGCTGGCATAACCTATGGAGCCCACGGTATTTGGAGCTGGCATCGGAAAGGCAAAAAGTTCGGTGTAACTGGGGAGGGATTCGACAGTCCATATGATTGGCAGTCTGCACTTAAGTTTGAAGGGGCATGGGATTATGGATTGGCCAAATGGCTCTTCGGGATATATGGAATTACGGATATGCAGCCTTGGAACATAGTGCTTAAAAATACGGAAGAAATCCGTGCGGCTGTAAGCGCCGATTACACCAAGGTCGCCATCTACGTTCCAATCAACACTGTGCTGAAGCTAAACGTGGATTTAAGTGAATATGACTTCACGGTCATTGACCTGGAGAATCGTCGTTTTGGCACAGCTTCAATCTCTATGCAAGAGCAGATCACGATCATTGGTATGCATGATTTTGAAGCTGATGTCTTGCTGATCGGCATAAGAAAATAA
- a CDS encoding response regulator transcription factor translates to MHKILIVEDDPQISSLLQSYLEKYGYQGVVVSNFDQVLGVFQKVKPDLVILDVNLPRFDGFYWCRQIRTQSTCPILFVSARDDKMDQVIALQNGADDYITKPFHPEVLLAKVESNLRRAYGIYAVAQKSRTITVSGLTLYPDTMELVFHDKQVEMSHKEAALLELLMTYPKQVVGRVHLLEALWDDYQYVGENTLNVYVTRVRKKLSELGLEDIIETVRGAGYRLHLTEEEEQ, encoded by the coding sequence ATGCATAAAATATTAATCGTAGAGGATGACCCTCAAATTAGCTCCTTACTCCAATCCTATCTTGAGAAATATGGTTATCAAGGAGTTGTCGTTTCAAATTTTGATCAAGTCTTAGGTGTTTTCCAGAAGGTAAAGCCTGATTTGGTCATACTGGATGTGAATTTACCTCGTTTTGATGGATTTTATTGGTGCAGGCAAATTCGTACTCAATCTACTTGTCCCATCCTGTTTGTGTCCGCGCGTGATGATAAAATGGATCAGGTCATTGCTTTGCAAAACGGAGCAGATGATTACATTACCAAACCGTTTCATCCCGAAGTACTGTTAGCCAAGGTAGAAAGCAATCTGCGACGTGCCTATGGTATATATGCAGTTGCCCAAAAATCACGCACCATAACAGTGTCAGGCTTAACTTTATATCCTGATACTATGGAGCTGGTGTTTCATGACAAGCAAGTAGAAATGAGCCATAAAGAAGCTGCACTGCTGGAGCTACTGATGACATATCCCAAGCAGGTTGTAGGGAGAGTTCATCTCTTAGAAGCGTTATGGGATGATTACCAATATGTAGGAGAAAATACGCTGAACGTTTATGTTACCCGTGTCCGTAAAAAGCTGAGCGAACTGGGGTTGGAGGATATTATAGAAACGGTTAGAGGAGCTGGATACCGGCTGCACTTGACTGAGGAGGAAGAACAGTGA
- a CDS encoding RNA polymerase sigma factor, giving the protein MDIKDLEDLYVSCKSDLFGYLLRMLHNKQDAEDLLQECFIRFIRASPDLPEDRIRFYLLRIAKNLAIDLMRKRKKLDEYTLRKEMLYYHWDTFDFEIQEEVNRILLLASNTEQRTVLELRLVQGYSIKETARILNKSENAVKSSLHRASQRIKLRFIS; this is encoded by the coding sequence ATGGATATTAAAGATCTGGAGGATCTATATGTATCTTGCAAATCAGATCTCTTTGGTTATCTATTGAGGATGTTGCATAACAAACAGGATGCTGAAGATTTGTTGCAGGAATGCTTTATTCGGTTCATAAGAGCTTCTCCTGATTTGCCCGAAGATCGTATTCGATTCTATCTTTTGAGAATTGCCAAAAATTTAGCTATAGATTTAATGAGAAAACGAAAAAAATTGGATGAATATACTTTGCGTAAGGAAATGCTCTACTACCACTGGGATACCTTCGATTTTGAAATTCAGGAAGAGGTCAATCGCATTCTTTTGCTGGCTAGTAATACAGAGCAAAGAACGGTACTTGAATTGCGATTAGTCCAAGGATACTCCATAAAGGAAACGGCTAGAATTTTAAACAAGAGTGAAAATGCAGTGAAGTCTTCGCTTCACAGAGCTTCCCAACGTATTAAATTGAGATTTATTTCTTAA